From Triticum urartu cultivar G1812 chromosome 2, Tu2.1, whole genome shotgun sequence, a single genomic window includes:
- the LOC125537277 gene encoding ultraviolet-B receptor UVR8 yields MAGEKSPRAFSMEELPGHLIGEVLSSGRLAAGDLARLEGTCRALRPLAEQAASRLCAARMACSVIGPAARGELLARCGGSWKKVLRFLQSVEQSFDTVHTSSGNMQVATGRYHTLLVHDSSVYSCGSSLCGVLGHGPDTTQCVAFSRVSFPSLARVVNISAFHNHAAFVTESGEVFTCGDNSSACCGHGDVGRTIFRPTQILALKGISCKQVATGLSFTVILTRKGLVYTCGSNTHGQLGHGDTTDRAAPKIVELFKGPSPVVQVAAGASYTFAVTDDGTVYSFGSCTNFCLGHGDQHNELLPRAIQSFKRRNILVVRVSAGDEHAVALDALGYVYTWGRGYCGALGHGDENDKTSPELIAGLKGQVAVQVCARKRKTFVLTDEGSVFAFGWMGFGSLGFPDRGSSDKVMQPRVLDSLSGHYVSQISTGLYHTVAVTNKGIVFGFGDNERAQLGQEFIRGCLRPTEIMFDKSSIEDIAIAAPSG; encoded by the exons ATGGCTGGGGAGAAGTCGCCTCGCGCTTTCTCCATGGAAGAGTTACCGGGCCACCTCATCGGGGAGGTACTGAGCTCCGGCAGGCTCGCCGCTGGTGACCTCGCCAGGCTTGAGGGTACCTGCCGCGCCCTCCGTCCTCTCGCTGAGCAAGCCGCCTCGCGGTTATGCGCAGCGCGCATGGCCTGCTCCGTCATTGGGCCTGCGGCTCGTGGGGAGCTCCTCGCAAGATGTGGCGGTAGCTGGAAGAAGGTGCTGAGGTTCCTGCAGTCAGTGGAGCAATCCTTCGACACCGTACATACCTCGTCCGGCAAC ATGCAAGTAGCGACAGGGAGATATCACACGCTCTTAGTCCATGACTCTTCGGTCTATTCTTGTGGGTCCAGTTTGTGTGGTGTGCTAGGACATGGTCCTGATACTACACAGTGTGTGGCATTCAGTCGGGTTTCCTTCCCGTCGCTTGCCCGTGTTGTTAATATATCCGCCTTTCACAACCATGCTGCTTTCGTTACAGAGTCTGGGGAG GTGTTCACCTGTGGAGATAATTCATCAGCTTGCTGCGGTCATGGGGATGTGGGGCGAACTATATTTCGGCCAACCCAAATACTAGCCCTTAAAGGAATTTCCTGCAAGCAG GTTGCTACTGGTCTAAGTTTCACTGTGATACTTACGAGGAAGGGGCTAGTGTATACATGTGGAAGTAACACACATGGCCAGCTTGGTCATGGTGACACTACAGACAGGGCTGCTCCAAAGATTGTTGAATTATTCAAAGGTCCCAGTCCAGTGGTGCAGGTTGCAGCTGGTGCAAGCTATACATTTGCTGTGACTGATGATGGGACAGTTTATTCTTTTGGGTCTTGTACTAACTTCTGTCTTGGACATGGGGATCAGCACAATGAACTTCTTCCACGTGCAATCCAATCATTTAAGAGGAGGAACATTCTTGTTGTCCGTGTATCCGCTGGAGATGAGCATGCTGTAGCTCTTGATGCGCTGGGATAT GTCTATACATGGGGTAGAGGCTACTGTGGAGCATTAGGTCATGGTGATGAAAATGATAAAACTAGCCCAGAATTGATTGCCGGCCTGAAGGGTCAAGTTGCTGTACAG GTATGTGCAAGAAAGAGAAAGACCTTTGTTCTCACTGATGAAGGCTCAGTTTTTGCATTTGGATGGATGGGCTTTGGGAGTTTAGGGTTTCCTGACCGCGGATCATCTGACAAAGTGATGCAGCCTCGCGTTCTCGACAGCCTGTCTGGTCATTATGTCTCTCAAATAAGCACTGGACTATACCATACTGTTGCAGTGACAAATAAAGGTATCGTGTTTGGTTTTGGAGACAATGAGCGGGCGCAACTTGGGCAGGAATTCATTCGTGGGTGTTTGAGACCTACAGAGATAATGTTTGACAAAAGTAGTATTGAGGATATAGCCATTGCAGCGCCTAGTGGGTAA